The Aedes aegypti strain LVP_AGWG chromosome 3, AaegL5.0 Primary Assembly, whole genome shotgun sequence genome contains a region encoding:
- the LOC5574951 gene encoding astacin, which produces MGKKYAYLLWIVPLLARITHGIPIEIEEPDVASEAEEIGGHFEGDIVLDSTQEEIIATGRTALIGPSYRWPNYVVFYAIEAGHFTTSQQTAIQTALEEIMAVSCVKFVPRTTQTDYVRVTGEYTGCWSYLGHIGGAQQLNLQPNGCMSKGTIMHEFLHSLGFVHMQSASDRDFFVKINWGAIIGGKSSNFNRYDSTVINDFGIPYDYYSVMHYRANAFTVNGDDTIIPIESGVTIGQRVGLSYKDIKRLNHLYPNCA; this is translated from the exons ATG GGTAAAAAGTACGCCTACCTACTGTGGATTGTTCCACTTTTAGCCAGAATAACCCATGGAATTCCGATAGAAATTGAGGAGCCAG ATGTAGCCAGTGAGGCCGAGGAAATTGGCGGTCATTTCGAGGGCGACATAGTCCTGGACAGCACTCAGGAGGAAATCATTGCGACGGGACGTACTGCTCTTATTGGACCCTCCTATCGGTGGCCGAACTATGTCGTTTTCTATGCCATTGAAGCCGGACACTTCA CAACCAGCCAACAAACCGCCATCCAGACAGCTCTGGAAGAGATTATGGCCGTCAGCTGCGTCAAGTTCGTTCCTCGGACCACCCAAACGGACTACGTCAGAGTGACGGGCGAGTACACAGGCTGCTGGTCGTATCTGGGCCACATCGGCGGAGCGCAGCAGTTGAACCTTCAGCCGAATGGGTGCATGTCCAAGGGTACCATCATGCATGAGTTCCTGCATTCGTTGGGATTCGTACACATGCAGAGCGCCTCGGATAGGGACTTCTTCGTGAAGATCAACTGGGGAGCCATTATCGGCGGAAAAAGCTCCAACTTCAACCGGTACGATTCGACGGTTATCAACGATTTTGGCATTCCGTACGACTACTACAGCGTGATGCATTATCGGGCCAATGCGTTTACAGTAAACGGTGATGATACGATCATTCCGATCGAATCTGGGGTCACAATTGGCCAGCGGGTCGGGCTGAGCTACAAGGACATCAAGCGTTTGAATCATTTGTACCCGAATTGCGCCTAA